The following are encoded in a window of Limibacter armeniacum genomic DNA:
- a CDS encoding beta/alpha barrel domain-containing protein: MKLINTILSLFLVAAIVTAGSIGSAQAQTKEERKEALKLANKRSIKIARKEAKQYEKKGFSAILGDPPIHKQLEDSYALHYVTNDRGQKKYFLTTQEAMAENYAAAKQQVYQLCLADFANQIGSEIVGKIKSNVANSEGLEDAVSVTEVIGAYQNRVAARLGRTEPVVVLKKKEGKYTYMVMTMKYDVASAEEMVRNDLRQELRDKANLQQEEIDGLLDLK, encoded by the coding sequence ATGAAGTTAATCAACACAATTTTATCCTTGTTCCTAGTAGCTGCAATTGTTACAGCTGGTTCAATTGGTTCGGCACAGGCTCAAACCAAAGAGGAGAGAAAGGAAGCGCTAAAACTTGCCAATAAGCGATCTATTAAGATTGCAAGAAAAGAAGCAAAGCAATATGAAAAGAAAGGGTTCTCTGCTATTCTTGGTGATCCTCCAATTCACAAGCAGTTAGAAGACTCTTATGCCCTACATTATGTAACCAATGACAGAGGTCAGAAAAAATACTTCCTGACTACTCAGGAGGCAATGGCAGAAAACTATGCAGCCGCCAAGCAGCAGGTTTATCAACTTTGTCTGGCAGATTTTGCTAACCAAATAGGTAGTGAAATTGTAGGTAAGATTAAGTCAAATGTTGCCAATTCAGAAGGCTTGGAGGATGCTGTTTCGGTAACAGAAGTAATTGGTGCTTACCAAAACAGGGTAGCAGCAAGATTAGGTAGAACAGAGCCGGTTGTAGTTTTGAAGAAGAAGGAAGGCAAGTATACCTATATGGTGATGACGATGAAATATGATGTGGCTTCTGCTGAGGAAATGGTCAGAAATGACCTTCGTCAGGAGCTGAGAGATAAGGCTAACCTTCAGCAGGAAGAAATCGACGGACTGCTGGACCTGAAATAG
- the ispG gene encoding (E)-4-hydroxy-3-methylbut-2-enyl-diphosphate synthase, whose translation MDSKTIIHPYTYCNSLTEYSRRKTIEVNIGGVPLGGDNPIRIQSMTTVDTMDTIGSVEESIRMIEAGCEYIRITAPSIKEAENLGEIRKELRARGYETPLVADIHFTPNAAEMAARLVEKVRINPGNYADKKRFEIIEYDDYTYEAELERIREKFTPLVDICKEYGTAMRIGTNHGSLSDRILSRYGDTPIGMVESALEFLRICEDLNYHNIVLSMKASNTQVMVQAYRLLVQKMAEEGLKPYPLHLGVTEAGEGEDGRIKSAVGIGTLLEDGLGDTVRVSLTEAPEAEAPVAAALINRYNDRAAKSKEIPTKLEVTPKDPFKYERRVTKEVENFGDHNVPRVIADLSHLSQIEMKDLKAVGHFYLPATDKWAMNDHGCDYIYTGNNKLDFMLPNGVKEVLDYSAWVNSADKSNDIPMLTAKELKEGVTLHPTLNFVKASIQDMDSSMNELLQSKNNIVLVIATDNAHAMPELRALLLELYKQEIKTPVVAWRTYSSDLDNDQLQLYSATDVGGLLIDGLGDGIMLTPALDQETNRERTIELLKTYNSTAFNILQAARTRMTKAEYISCPSCGRTLFDLQETTAMIRKRTDHLKGVKIGIMGCIVNGPGEMADADYGYVGSGKGKITLYRGQEVVKRSVPSEKAVDELIEIIREDGNWLEPESIEA comes from the coding sequence ATGGATTCGAAGACCATTATTCACCCTTACACATACTGTAACAGTCTGACGGAATATTCGAGAAGGAAAACCATTGAGGTAAACATTGGAGGTGTACCACTTGGAGGAGACAATCCTATCCGCATCCAATCCATGACTACCGTTGACACAATGGACACAATTGGTTCTGTTGAAGAGTCAATCCGAATGATTGAGGCAGGGTGTGAGTACATACGTATTACAGCACCAAGTATCAAGGAAGCAGAGAACCTTGGGGAAATTCGTAAGGAATTACGTGCAAGAGGTTACGAAACTCCGCTTGTGGCTGATATCCACTTTACCCCAAATGCCGCTGAAATGGCAGCCAGACTGGTTGAGAAAGTGCGTATCAACCCAGGAAACTATGCTGACAAGAAACGATTCGAAATCATTGAATATGATGATTATACGTATGAGGCTGAACTGGAACGAATCCGTGAAAAATTCACTCCTCTGGTAGATATCTGTAAGGAATATGGTACTGCCATGCGTATCGGCACCAACCATGGCTCTTTGTCAGACAGAATTCTTAGCCGATATGGTGATACACCTATCGGTATGGTTGAGTCTGCACTAGAGTTCCTGCGTATCTGCGAAGACCTGAATTACCACAATATTGTCCTTTCGATGAAAGCCAGCAATACACAGGTGATGGTTCAGGCTTATAGGTTGCTTGTACAAAAAATGGCAGAGGAAGGACTCAAGCCATACCCACTCCACTTGGGAGTAACAGAAGCAGGAGAAGGAGAGGACGGCAGAATCAAGTCTGCTGTAGGTATCGGAACACTGCTTGAAGATGGCTTAGGTGACACTGTTCGTGTATCCCTAACAGAAGCTCCTGAGGCTGAAGCACCAGTGGCAGCAGCACTTATCAACCGTTACAACGATCGTGCTGCCAAGTCCAAGGAGATTCCTACCAAACTGGAAGTTACGCCAAAAGACCCTTTTAAGTATGAAAGACGTGTTACCAAGGAAGTAGAAAACTTTGGTGACCATAACGTGCCAAGGGTCATTGCAGACTTAAGCCATTTGTCACAGATAGAGATGAAAGACCTGAAAGCTGTCGGTCATTTCTATTTGCCAGCTACAGACAAATGGGCGATGAATGACCACGGTTGTGACTATATCTATACAGGCAACAACAAACTGGATTTTATGTTGCCTAATGGGGTTAAGGAAGTTTTGGACTATTCTGCTTGGGTCAATTCAGCTGACAAATCCAATGATATTCCAATGCTCACAGCCAAGGAGTTGAAAGAAGGTGTAACTCTTCACCCTACCTTGAATTTTGTCAAAGCTTCCATTCAGGATATGGATAGTTCCATGAATGAATTGCTTCAATCAAAAAATAATATAGTACTGGTAATCGCCACAGACAATGCACATGCAATGCCTGAGTTGAGAGCACTTCTTCTGGAGCTTTATAAGCAGGAAATCAAAACGCCTGTTGTTGCCTGGAGAACCTACTCTTCTGATTTGGACAATGATCAGCTTCAGCTTTACAGTGCTACAGATGTTGGTGGGTTACTGATTGATGGCTTGGGTGACGGTATTATGCTGACGCCTGCATTAGATCAGGAGACCAATAGAGAGCGCACAATTGAACTATTAAAAACATATAACAGTACGGCATTCAATATTCTGCAAGCAGCACGTACAAGAATGACCAAGGCTGAATACATTTCTTGCCCTTCTTGTGGAAGAACGCTGTTTGATCTCCAAGAAACTACCGCCATGATCCGTAAAAGAACAGACCATCTGAAAGGTGTGAAAATAGGCATCATGGGATGTATTGTAAATGGCCCTGGAGAAATGGCAGATGCGGATTACGGTTACGTAGGCTCAGGTAAAGGTAAGATCACGCTTTACCGAGGTCAAGAAGTCGTGAAGCGAAGCGTTCCTTCTGAAAAGGCCGTAGATGAACTGATTGAAATTATTCGGGAAGATGGCAACTGGCTAGAACCTGAATCGATAGAAGCATAA